The following coding sequences lie in one Syngnathus scovelli strain Florida chromosome 1, RoL_Ssco_1.2, whole genome shotgun sequence genomic window:
- the LOC125989470 gene encoding uncharacterized protein, which translates to MSTNMPTENLNLESQLLSIMDVLVKAAVLEISQLFSESSASLRLHLNQSLRDNESLRMRMKAMRSEIFSLRLQTRNNRPSSRFSTFRTNLTKARCKTPGVLKPPASQQTSSISVPLATETSPPDTKEHAVQEIPDVILIKDEEDAGGCESSESQDVFLNPSAQNEVATGAQNIEPSGSSLTGSNKELRIISVHGRGEGPLQDEIDSLFAGADQQASHSQDLTVVHDGFLNVVSSASDNRAPLRNSQVDRILSSQTTILRTADSDGGHPSYMDQFPQQMNPVFPSHTVSKSFDCNLCSMSFPAREDLMAHRATHISCIMCGKSFANKTTLTIHMRIHTGEKPYACTLCGKRFTQNGSLKIHLRTHSGEKPYTCSQCTASFNNPSNLRRHMMTHNANGPL; encoded by the exons ATGTCAACAAACATGCCGACGGAGAATTTGAATCTCGAGTCGCAGCTTTTATCCATCATGGACGTGCTGGTGAAAGCGGCAGTTCTGGAAATAAGCCAGCTATTCTCGGAGAGCTCGGCGTCCCTGCGGCTCCATCTCAACCAGAGCTTGAGGGACAACGAGAGCctgaggatgaggatgaaggCGATGAGGAGCGAGATCTTCTCCCTCCGCTTGCAGACCAGGAACAATCGGCCGTCCAGCCGCTTCTCAACATTCAGAACAAATCTGACCAAAGCCCGATGCAAAACACCAG GTGTCCTAAAGCCTCCAGCAAGCCAACAAACTTCTTCCATCTCTGTGCCCCTGGCGACTGAAACGTCCCCTCCTGATACAAAAGAG CATGCAGTTCAAGAGATCCCAGATGTCATCCTGATTAAAGATGAAGAGGACGCTGGAGGATGCGAGTCAAGTGAAA GTCAGGACGTCTTCTTAAATCCCTCTGCACAGAATGAGGTTGCCACCGGTGCACAAAACATAGAGCCCTCGGGATCTTCCCTGACGGGCAGCAACAAGGAGCTGAGAATCATTAGCGTTCACGGACGAGGAGAAGGGCCTCTCCAGGACGAGATTGATAGCCTCTTTGCTGGCGCTGATCAGCAAGCATCTCATTCTCAGGACCTTACGGTCGTCCATGATGGTTTCCTGAATGTCGTCTCAAGTGCCAGTGACAACAGAGCCCCTTTGAGAAATAGCCAGGTGGACAGAATCCTCTCCTCTCAGACGACCATATTAAGAACAGCCGACAGTGACGGAGGACATCCCAGTTACATGGACCAGTTCCCCCAGCAGATGAATCCTGTTTTCCCATCTCACACAGTCAGCAAATCTTTTGATTGCAACTTGTGTAGCATGTCCTTCCCTGCTCGCGAAGACCTAATGGCGCACCGAGCCACTCACATTTCCTGCATAATGTGCGGCAAGTCTTTCGCCAACAAGACCACGCTGACCATCCACATGCGGATACACACTGGAGAGAAGCCGTACGCCTGCACGCTTTGCGGGAAGCGCTTCACCCAGAACGGCAGCCTGAAGATCCACTTGAGGACACACTCCGGGGAGAAGCCGTACACCTGCTCGCAGTGCACAGCCAGCTTCAACAATCCCAGCAACCTCCGGAGGCACATGATGACACACAACGCTAACGGACCTCTCTGA
- the smtnl1 gene encoding smoothelin-like 1 isoform X1 has translation MDGDAVNKEMSEFSEGTSPTDSSDNKQNVPEATPPSEEALTVLMHPDEPEPNNDPGDGSPERVAVEGQGLMVGVREDSTQVAEEAADKHSLQTTASKSAEGDAEDIGQEDQKDPGEKKKSKDREEEKNRDTGEEKVESKDKVEGNLSKKKSVVKKPVKADEAKKHVKEDQAKAKEGLKDSEKQAKAKRNQKETAHALSRPRPTARSGRGNKKNDIIAKFQQGAPETPIPRNFKIQKSSTASATGSSIKQRMLQWCRSKTQHYQGVNIENFSSSWCDGMAFCALIHRYFPDAFDYNALKPTEREKNFTLAFKTAESLADCWPLLEVSDMLMMGNHPDPMCVFTYVQALCQSLSKIEKEKKEKEEKEKEKEEKVNADEGKDEKGEDDAKNHAENGTLRSDQETSINSSEATGEEEEAPKSCETKGDGTVFLEAES, from the exons ATGGATGGAGACGCAGTCAACAAGGAGATGTCCGAGTTTTCAGAGGGGACAAGTCCGACTGACTCAAGTGACAACAAGCAG AATGTTCCAGAGGCAACACCCCCATCAGAAGAAGCGCTGACTGTCTTGATGCAT CCAGATGAACCAGAGCCAAACAACGACCCAGGAGACGGCTCTCCCGAGCGGGTTGCGGTGGAAGGTCAAGGGTTAATGGTAGGGGTGAGGGAGGATTCCACACAAGTGGCTGAGGAGGCTGCGGACAAACACTCACTGCAGACAACTGCTTCAAAGTCGGCTGAAGGTGACGCTGAGGACATTGGACAAGAAGATCAGAAAGAccctggagagaaaaaaaagagcaaagatagggaggaggaaaaaaatagagataCAGGGGAGGAGAAGGTCGAGAGCAAAGACAAAGTTGAAGGAAatctaagtaaaaaaaaaagcgttgtTAAAAAGCCAGTAAAGGCTGATGAGGCGAAAAAACATGTCAAGGAAGATCAAGCAAAAGCCAAAGAAGGGTTAAAAGATTCAGAAAAACAAGCAAAGGCCAAAAGAAACCAAAAAGAAACAGCTCATGCTCTGTCCCGCCCGAGACCCACGGCTCGCTCTGGTCGAGGGAACAAGAAGAATGACATCATCGCTAAGTTCCAACAGGGTGCACCTGA GACGCCGATACCACGCAACTTCAAAATTCAGAAGTCATCCACAGCTTCGGCCACGGGGAGTTCCATCAAACAGAGAATGTTGCAGTGGTGCCGCAGCAAGACGCAACACTATCAG GGTGTCAACATAGAAAACTTCTCCTCATCTTGGTGTGACGGGATGGCTTTCTGTGCGTTGATCCATCGCTACTTTCCCGACGCGTTCGACTACAATGCCTTGAAACCCACTGAAAGAGAAAAGAATTTCACGCTGGCATTCAAGACTGCAGA GTCACTGGCAGACTGCTGGCCACTGCTGGAAGTGTCTGATATGCTCATGATGGGCAACCACCCGGACCCCATGTGTGTGTTCACTTATGTCCAGGCCCTGTGTCAAAGCCTCTCCAAAATagagaaagagaagaaagagaaagaggagaaagagaaagagaaagaggagaAAGTCAACGCAGATGAAGGAAAGGATGAGAAGGGAGAGGATGACGCTAAAAACCATGCTGAGAACGGGACGCTGAGGAGTGACCAGGAGACAAGTATAAATAGTTCAGAAGCAACtggagaggaagaagaggcACCAAAGAGCTGTGAGACAAAGGGAGATGGAACAGTGTTTTTGGAGGCAGAGTCCTAG
- the smtnl1 gene encoding smoothelin-like 1 isoform X2, with amino-acid sequence MDGDAVNKEMSEFSEGTSPTDSSDNKQPDEPEPNNDPGDGSPERVAVEGQGLMVGVREDSTQVAEEAADKHSLQTTASKSAEGDAEDIGQEDQKDPGEKKKSKDREEEKNRDTGEEKVESKDKVEGNLSKKKSVVKKPVKADEAKKHVKEDQAKAKEGLKDSEKQAKAKRNQKETAHALSRPRPTARSGRGNKKNDIIAKFQQGAPETPIPRNFKIQKSSTASATGSSIKQRMLQWCRSKTQHYQGVNIENFSSSWCDGMAFCALIHRYFPDAFDYNALKPTEREKNFTLAFKTAESLADCWPLLEVSDMLMMGNHPDPMCVFTYVQALCQSLSKIEKEKKEKEEKEKEKEEKVNADEGKDEKGEDDAKNHAENGTLRSDQETSINSSEATGEEEEAPKSCETKGDGTVFLEAES; translated from the exons ATGGATGGAGACGCAGTCAACAAGGAGATGTCCGAGTTTTCAGAGGGGACAAGTCCGACTGACTCAAGTGACAACAAGCAG CCAGATGAACCAGAGCCAAACAACGACCCAGGAGACGGCTCTCCCGAGCGGGTTGCGGTGGAAGGTCAAGGGTTAATGGTAGGGGTGAGGGAGGATTCCACACAAGTGGCTGAGGAGGCTGCGGACAAACACTCACTGCAGACAACTGCTTCAAAGTCGGCTGAAGGTGACGCTGAGGACATTGGACAAGAAGATCAGAAAGAccctggagagaaaaaaaagagcaaagatagggaggaggaaaaaaatagagataCAGGGGAGGAGAAGGTCGAGAGCAAAGACAAAGTTGAAGGAAatctaagtaaaaaaaaaagcgttgtTAAAAAGCCAGTAAAGGCTGATGAGGCGAAAAAACATGTCAAGGAAGATCAAGCAAAAGCCAAAGAAGGGTTAAAAGATTCAGAAAAACAAGCAAAGGCCAAAAGAAACCAAAAAGAAACAGCTCATGCTCTGTCCCGCCCGAGACCCACGGCTCGCTCTGGTCGAGGGAACAAGAAGAATGACATCATCGCTAAGTTCCAACAGGGTGCACCTGA GACGCCGATACCACGCAACTTCAAAATTCAGAAGTCATCCACAGCTTCGGCCACGGGGAGTTCCATCAAACAGAGAATGTTGCAGTGGTGCCGCAGCAAGACGCAACACTATCAG GGTGTCAACATAGAAAACTTCTCCTCATCTTGGTGTGACGGGATGGCTTTCTGTGCGTTGATCCATCGCTACTTTCCCGACGCGTTCGACTACAATGCCTTGAAACCCACTGAAAGAGAAAAGAATTTCACGCTGGCATTCAAGACTGCAGA GTCACTGGCAGACTGCTGGCCACTGCTGGAAGTGTCTGATATGCTCATGATGGGCAACCACCCGGACCCCATGTGTGTGTTCACTTATGTCCAGGCCCTGTGTCAAAGCCTCTCCAAAATagagaaagagaagaaagagaaagaggagaaagagaaagagaaagaggagaAAGTCAACGCAGATGAAGGAAAGGATGAGAAGGGAGAGGATGACGCTAAAAACCATGCTGAGAACGGGACGCTGAGGAGTGACCAGGAGACAAGTATAAATAGTTCAGAAGCAACtggagaggaagaagaggcACCAAAGAGCTGTGAGACAAAGGGAGATGGAACAGTGTTTTTGGAGGCAGAGTCCTAG